A region of the Chryseobacterium cucumeris genome:
GAAAAAATAAAAAGGTACAGCATAGCACTGTACCTTTTTTTATTTATGTTTTTGTCTCGTCCTGAAATAGCGATACACAAAAAAGAATCGTTATGGCAGAAACATTAACATCCACGTACATTAAACGTACACAGAAGGATTACAGTTTAAGTTTAAAACTTCAAATCGTGAAAGAAGTTGAATCAGGAGCATCCACTATTAATAATTGTCGTAAGAAATATGGTATTCAATCTCATGGAACTATTTTAAATTGGCTGAGAAAATATGGTAACTTTGATTGGGAAAACCAAAGACCTTACGCGATGGAAAAAACACCTGAACAACGTATAATGGAATTAGAAGCCCAGGTAAGGCTTCTTGAAAAGCAAAAGGCATTCTTAGAAAAGCAGGCTTATATTGCAGATAAAAAGTCCATATTTTTTGATATGATGATTGATCTGGCTGAGAAAGAATATCACATTGATATTCGAAAAAACTCACCACCCGAACAATCGATTACTTCCGCAGTAAAGAAAAAGAAACTTTGATTTTTACTTGCGGATTGTTAGGGTTAAATAGACAAATCTATTATAGAAGTATAAAGCGTACGAAAGTTTGTAAAGATAAAGCTTCAGAGGTAGTAAAGCTGGTAGAGAATCTTCGTGTTAAGATGCCCCGGTTAGGAGGCCGGAAATTATATTTTATTTTACAGAGATCCTTAAGCTCCATTAAGGTAGGGAGAGATAAATTCTTTGCCATCTTAAAAGCTAATCATTTATTGATTGAGCCTCGCAAAAGCTATCACATTACGACCAACTCTCATCATCGTTTTAGAAAGCATAAGAACCTGCTCCTGGACTACCAGATAACAAAGCCCAACCAAGTATGGGTTGCAGATATTACTTATATAGGAAACCGAAAAAATCCAAGCTATTTAAGTTTAATAACTGATGCATATTCTAAGAAAATAATGGGACACTTTGTTGCAGACAATTTGAATACACAGAGTAGTATTATAGCTTTAAAAAGAGCTCTCAAGAAGCATAAAGGGATGAGAGAATCTTTAATCCATCATTCCGATCGTGGTTTACAATACTGCTCGAATGAGTATCAAAAACTTTTACAGAAACATCAATTAAAATGTAGTATGACACAAAACTCCGATCCTTATGAAAATGCAATAGCAGAGAGAGTGAATGGTATTTTAAAGCATGAGTTTGATATTGATAAACATGATATAAACAATAATTTAAGGAAAAAGATAGTAAATGAATCTATCGAAATCTACAATGATTTACGACCACATTTTTCAAATCATTATCTAACTCCAAACCAAATGCATAACCAATCACAAATTAAAATGAAAACCTATAAAAACAAAAACCAAAGCAATAGTAAAATTACTCTGGTTTAATTATTTATTTTTGTACTATAATCTGTATCAGTTTTTCAGGACTAGTCATTTCTGAGAAATCTTAAGCCAGTTTCATCAAAAGATTTTCGTCAATTTTCTCTACTTTCACAATATTGTTTTTTGTCAAAGTCTTGGAAGCTTTATCCCATTTTTTACCGGATAACTGGCTTCTTTCTTTTACTTCTGCCAAAGCCATCGGCTCTTCCTGGGAATTAAGGATTTCAAGGATTACTTTTTCATCCTCTCCTAATTCAATTTGTGGGACTGCTTTTTCAGGTCTCATCTGAGGGAAGAATAATACTTCCTGGATTGAGGCATTATTCGTTAAGAACATAATTAATCTATCCATACCGATTCCTAATCCTGAAGTTGGTGGCATACCATACTCCAGCGCTCTTAAGAAGTCCTGATCGATGAACATTGCTTCATCATCTCCTCTTTCAGATAACGCCATCTGTGCTTCAAAACGCTCTCTCTGATCGATAGGATCATTAAGCTCTGAATATGCATTAGCGATTTCTTTACCGCATACCATTAATTCAAAACGCTCTGTTAAGCCTTCTTTGCTTCTATGTTTCTTTGTCAGTGGAGACATTTCGATCGGATAATCCGTAATGAAAGTCGGCTGGATGAAGTTTCCTTCACATTTCTCACCGAAGATTTCATCGATTAA
Encoded here:
- a CDS encoding transposase — its product is MAETLTSTYIKRTQKDYSLSLKLQIVKEVESGASTINNCRKKYGIQSHGTILNWLRKYGNFDWENQRPYAMEKTPEQRIMELEAQVRLLEKQKAFLEKQAYIADKKSIFFDMMIDLAEKEYHIDIRKNSPPEQSITSAVKKKKL
- a CDS encoding IS3 family transposase, whose translation is MIFTCGLLGLNRQIYYRSIKRTKVCKDKASEVVKLVENLRVKMPRLGGRKLYFILQRSLSSIKVGRDKFFAILKANHLLIEPRKSYHITTNSHHRFRKHKNLLLDYQITKPNQVWVADITYIGNRKNPSYLSLITDAYSKKIMGHFVADNLNTQSSIIALKRALKKHKGMRESLIHHSDRGLQYCSNEYQKLLQKHQLKCSMTQNSDPYENAIAERVNGILKHEFDIDKHDINNNLRKKIVNESIEIYNDLRPHFSNHYLTPNQMHNQSQIKMKTYKNKNQSNSKITLV